The nucleotide window TTGATTTACATAAAATAACAAAAAATACAGCTGGAGTAATTTTAGAAACTATTCAAGGAGGTGCTGGATTTATTGAACCTAAAAACAATTATTTAACCAAAGTAAAAAACCGTTGTAAAGAAGTTGGAGCTTTATTAATTTTAGATGAAATTCAAACTGGAGTTGGTAGAACTGGAACCTTTTGGGGCTTTGAAAATTATAATGTAATTCCTGATATTATTATTGCTGGTAAAGGACTTGGAGGAGGAATGCCTGTTGGTGCTTTTATTTCTTCAAATGAGATAATGAGCTGTCTTAATAACAATCCTAAATTAGGACATATTACTACTTTTGGTGGTCATCCTGTTATTGCAGCTGCTAGCCTTGCTACTATCAAGGAAATTTCTGAAACAAACCTTATAAAAGAAACTTTAAGGAAAGAACAATTAATTCGTAGTATTTTAGAAAAACACCCTAAAGTGAAAGAAATTAGAGGGCGTGGTTTAATGCTAGCTTTAATTGTAGAGAGCCCTGAATTAGCTTCCGAAGTTATTTTAAATTGCCTTGATAAAGGATTAATTTTATTTTGGTTACTTTTTGAAGGAAAGGCTATTCGAATTACCCCACCATTAACCATAAGTGATGAAGAAATACATGAAGGATGTAACATCCTATTAAATGTATTAAACAAATAATTATTTTTTTTAGTAGATTTATAGCAAACAACCCTATATGCAAAAATCTACTTCAGTTAAACGACTTTTTGATTTCCCATATTATCAACTAGATAAATACCCTCAAAAAAAATGTTTTGTTTATAAAAATCTTGATTCATGGAAAAGTATTTCAACACATGAATATATTGAGCAAGCTAATAAAGTGAGTCGTTCATTACTTAAACTAGGTATAAAACCAGGTGATAAAGTAGCTGTAATTACAGCAACAAATCAACCTAAATGGCATATTTTAGATATTGGTATATTACAAATAGGAGCTGTTAATGTTCCATTATATCCTACTTTTTCTGAAAACGATTACGGATATATCTTACAACATTCTGATAGTGTTTTTTGTTTTGTTTCAGATAACGAATTATATAAAAAAGTAAAAAGCGTACAAAACAACACAAATTTAAAAAAGATATACTCTTTTGAAGAACTCGGTACTGAAAATGGTTGGGAATCCTTTTTAGAATTAGGAACGAATAATGAACTTCAGCCACAAGTTGAGTGTCTTAAAAAAGAAGTTAAACCTAATGATTTAGCAACTATCATTTATACATCAGGAACTACAGGAACCCCCAAAGGAGTTATGCTTTCTCATAACAACATCGTAAGCAATGTTTTTGCTGTTGGTAATACTTTAAATTTACACGATAATAAAAAAAGAGCTATTAGTTATCTTCCTGTTTGTCATATATTCGAAAGAGCATCTTCCTATTATTGTCAATACATGGGCTTCGAAATTTATTTCGCAGAAAGTATTGATAAAATTGGAGATAATTTAAAAGAAGTTCAACCCCATTTTATGGCTGTTGTTCCTCGATTACTAGAAAAGGTTTTTGATAAAATTGTAGATAAAGGAAGTAATTTAAATGGGTTAAAAAAACAACTCTTCTTTTGGGCTTTAAAATTAGGAGAAGCTTACCAACCTTATAAACAAAATGGCTGGTGGTATGAAAGTAAATTAAAAATAGCTCAGAAAATTATTTTTTCAAAATGGAAAAATGCATTAGGAGGCCATCTAGAATTTATGATTGCAGGAAGCGCTCCTATGCAATCAAGATTAATAAAGGTATTTACCGCAGCTGGAATACCTGTTTTAGAAGGCTATGGCTTAACGGAAACTTCACCAGCCGTATCTGTAACAGATATACGAAATAATGGCTTTAAAATAGGCACAGTAGGTAAAGTACTTAATGACGTTACAGTTAAGATAGCTCAAGATGGTGAAATATTGGTAAAAGGCCCAAATGTAATGCTTGGTTATTATAAAAATATTGAATTAACCAATAGTGTAATAAAAAACAATTTCTTCCATACTGGTGATATTGGAGAATTAGATAGTAATGGTTTCTTAAAAATTACTGATAGAAAAAAAGAAATTTTTAAAACATCTGGAGGAAAATATATTGCCCCAGCAGTGCTTGAAAGTGAATTTAAAAAATCTCGCTTCATAGAACAAATAATGGTTATTGGTGAAAGTGAGAAAATGCCTGCTGCACTGATTCAAATTTCTCAAGAATTTGTTCAGAAATGGGCTAAAAGACATAACTATCAAATTTCTAGTTTTACTACTAATGAAAAACTTATTGAAAGAATATCAAAAGAAGTTAATTTTTATAATAAAAAATTTGGAAAATGGGAACAAATAAAACATTTTGAAATTACTCCAGATGAATGGAGCATCGAAGAAGGTCATTTAACACCAACACTCAAAATGAGAAGGAAAATTATCTTAGAAAAATACAACTATTTGTATAAAAAAATATATAATCAACAATAAATCAAACATTAAAGCTTTATTTGTGCAATCGACTTAATTTTTATAATTTGCAGAGCCCTAAATATGAATTTATGCCGATTGAAATTACACGTCTTTTTGACTTCCCTTATTACCAATTAGAAAAATATAACTTACCAAAAGCATTTACCACAAAATATAATGGTAAATGGGAATCTATATCAACGAAAGAATATATAGCCCAAGCCAACACTTTAAGTCGTGGTTTAATTCGTTTAGGTGTTCAACCAAACGATAAAATAGCTGTTATATCTACCAATAATAGAACTGAATGGAACATTTGTGACATTGGTATTTTACAAACTGGAGCACAAAACGTTCCTATTTATCCAACAATTTCTAAAGAAGACTATGAATATGTGTTAAATCATTCTGAAGCTACTTATTGTTTTGTTTCAGATACCACTATTCTAGCAAAACTTAACCAAATAAAATCAAACACAAAACTTAAGAAAGTTTTTACTTTTGATGATATTCCTGGAGAAGAAAGTTGGACTGAAATTTTAAAACTTGGTAAAGATGAAAGTAATCAACCTGAAGTTGAAGAAAGAAAAGAAGCAGTTACCTCAGAAACTTTAGCTACCTTAATATATACTTCAGGTACTACAGGTAGACCTAAAGGAGTTATGCTTTCTCATGGTAATATTGTATCAAATGTATTAAGTAGTGAACAACGAGTACCCTTAACCTATGGTAAAGAAAAAGGGTTAAGCTTTTTACCTGTTTGCCATATTTTTGAACGTATGATATTGTATTTATATCAATACTGTGGTGTTTCTGTGTACTTTGCTGAATCTATAGAAAAATTAAGCGAAAATGCACAAGAAGTCAAACCTAATGTTATGACTGCCGTTCCTCGTTTATATGAAAAAATTTATGATAAAATTTACGCTAAAGGAGCTGAATTATCTGGCATAAAAAAGAAACTTTTCTTTTGGGCTATTGATTTAGGTTTAAAATATGAACCATATGGAGCCAATGGATGGTGGTATGAAAAACAATTAGGTATTGCTCGTAAATTAATCTTTTCTAAATGGCAAGCTGCCTTAGGAGGCGAGTTAAAACTAATGGTATCTGGTTCTGCTGCATTACAATCAAGATTAACAAGAGTTTTTGCTGCTGCTGGAATGCCAGTAATGGAAGGTTATGGACTTACTGAAACTTCTCCTGTAATTTCTGTAAATGATGTTAGAAATGGCGGATTTAGAGTTGGAACAGTAGGAAGAATAATTAATGGTGTTGAAGTAAAGATTGCTGAGAATGGAGAAATTTTAGCAAAAGGACCTAATATAATGATGGGATATTATAAAGATCCTGAAAAATCAGCTGAGGTACTTAAAGATGGTTATTTTCATACAGGTGATAAAGGTGAAGTTTGTGAAGAAGGTTTTCTTAAAATTACAGGTAGAACCAAAGAGATGTTTAAAACATCTGGCGGTAAATATGTTATTCCACCATTATTAGAAGGTGAATTAAAGCAATCTCGTTTTATAGAACAAATAATGGTTATTGGTGAAGGTGAAAAAATGCCTGCTGCATTTATTCAACCAAATTTTGCATTTGTTCGTGAATGGGCTAATCGTCATAATATTAATTTAGATGACAATAAAGACCTTATAGCAAATCATAAAGTAATTGAACGTATTCAAGAAGAAGTTGATGCTTGTAATGCTAAATTTGGTAAATGGGAACAAATCAAGCGTTTTGAACTTACCCCTGAAGAATGGTCTATAGATGGAGGGCATTTAACTCCAACTATGAAAATGAAACGTAAAATAATCAAGCAAATCTATTCAGATTTATATGATAAAATTTATAGGTGCTAATTTATTAGAATACTAACACATACTATCACTGTATATTTGTAACGACAAACATACAGTGATTTTTTTTTGCGAAACTCTATGAACAAGCTACATTATTTTAAATCTGATACAACAAATATTCAGTTACCTAAAAAAATAGGATACCCTCATAATTACACACCTCATTCAATAGCAAAAATAGCTGCAGAAGAACTACAAGAATATCTATTAACACAATCAGATTTTAAACATGATTTTGGTTTATCTAATAATAGTACTAAAGCTTTAGGTAAAATGTTTGGAGTTTTAGTTGTTAAGCACCCTACAGGTAAAATAGGTTATATAGCTGCTTTTTCAGGTAAGATGGCTAATAAAACACAGCATAATTTTTTTGTCCCTCCTGTTTTTGATATCCTGGCTCCTAATGGTTTTTATATACAAATAGAAAACAAATTGAATATTATAAATGAACAAATACATTTATTAACTAATAAAAAAGAATACTTAGAATTAAAGAAGCAATACTATACACAAAAAAAAAATCATGAAGAGCTATTAAATCAAGAGCATTCTAAAGTTAAAAGAAATCGTAAACTTAGAAAAAAACAACAGTTAGTTAACAACCAACTAAATATTAATGAAGAGTTTTACTTACGTGAATACGAGGTTTATTTAAATGATAAGATAAACTCATTAAGACAAACTTTTTTGAATTATGAAAATAAAATTGAGTTATTAAAAAAACAACGAGCGGAAACTTCAGCAAATATTCAACAAAAAATATTTAAACATTATCTATTTACAAATGCAAACCTGCAATCTAAAAATTTATTAGATATTTTTAATAATACTCAAAATATTCCAGCAGGAAGCGGTGACTGCTGTGCTCCAAAACTTTTTCAATACGCTTTTAAACATCAACTAACTCCTATTGCTTTAGCTGAATTTTGGTGGGGTAAACCGTTAACTACTTCTATAAGGAAACATTTACACTACTATGTAGCGTGTTCTGGTAAATGTAAACCTATTCTAAATCATATGTTACAAGGATTAATAGTTGAAGAAAACCCATTGATAAAAAAATTAAATAAACCACAAGAGTTAAATATTATTTATGAAGATAAATATATGTTAGCTATTAATAAACCTGCTGAGTTTTTAACCGTAGCTGGAAAAGAAATCTCCTATACAATTGAAAGCTTAGTCCGTGAAAAATATCCAAACGCTACTGGGCCTTTAGTTGTACACCGATTGGATATGTCAACATCTGGTATATTACTTATTGCAAAAACAAAAGAAACTCATAAAGAGCTACAAGCTCAATTTATTAATAAAACTATTCAAAAACGGTACGTAGCTATAGTAAATGGTATTCTACCAAATCAAAAAGGTACCATCAATCTTCCGTTACGTGTAGACTTAGAAGATCGTCCAAAACAATTAGTATGTTACGAATATGGAAAGGAAGCTCTCACTCATTGGGAAACAGTTAGTGCTAACAAAGGAAGGACTAAAATTTATTTATACCCTATAACTGGTAGAACACATCAATTGAGAGTACACATGGCTCATCATTTAGGCCTAAACTCTCCTATTGTTGGTGATGACTTGTATGGTACAAAATCAAATCGTCTTCATTTACATGCAGAAAGCATTTCTTTTATTCACCCAGTTACTAAAAAAGAGATGAAATTAACAATTCCAGTTCCTTTTTAGATGTTTACTTAATTTTATACAACAAAAAATCTCCCTTCATTTCTGAAAGGAGATATCCCTTAAATATTAGCAGAATGTATTGTGTTTGAAACTCTTAGACAAACACACTGCAATTTATACAAAATAAAAACAACAAACACTAAGGGTTATCCCTATAAGTAAGCTAAGGGTTTACCCTTAATTTACTACACACTAACCATTAGTTAACAATAAAAAAGCTCTCCGAAGAGAGCTCAAACTAAAAACTAACTTAAAAAATCTATTAATGAAATAACTTTTTATAAAAATACAACAGAGGCTACCTTCATTCTTATAAATTAAGTTTACTTACTTGTAAGCTACGGTAAAATGATAGAAAAGTGTAGATAAACGAATTTCTCTCTTTTTATAAAACTATTAAACAAATGCTTATATCTAAATTGCTTTTTTAACTTAAAAAGTAAACAATTATTCAGAAGCATTTTATCTATAAATACACTTTATTTATATTTACACTATGGATGTTATTATTATTACAGGAGGAAGTAAAGGTATTGGAAAAGCAATAGCTAAGAAATATGCGATTGAAAACTATAAAGTATATTCTTTAGCTAGAAGTACTTCAGATATAAAAAATATTACTCAAATTACTGTTGATTTAAGTAATTTAAAAGATACAGAAACTTGTTTTAAAAATCTTCTAGAAGAAATTAAACAACTTGAAATTACCTCTATCACATTAGTAAATAATGCAGGTAGATTAGGTAAAATAACAACAATTGAAAATTTAACATCTAACGATATTAATACTACTATTCAATTAAACATAACTACTCCAATTATATTAACTAGTTTATTTATCAAATTAACACAAAGTATTACTTGTAAAAAACAAATAATAAATATCTCATCAGGAGCTGCTACTAAGCCTTATGAAGGTTGGAGTGCTTATTGTACATCTAAAGCTGCTATTGACATGCTTACCAAAACAACTGCTTCTGAACAAGCATCTATTAAAAATGGAGTGAAATGTATTGCTCTATATCCAGGTGTAGTTGACACTAATATGCAATCACAAATAAGAAACACAAGTGAAAATGATTTTAAAAACCTACAACGTTTCATTGATTTAAAAGAAAACAATGAGCTATATACCCCTGAATTTGTAGCTAATACTATTTATACAATTGATATAGAAGACAGGTTGGTAAACGGAGCTATTTTTGATATTAGAAATGTTTAATTTTAGTAGAAATAAATGTAATGACAAATTCTAACTTCATAGTAAGAACAACGAAGCTATCTTAAAATTCTAAAGTACAAACTGAAAAATTACTTCAGTCGTTATCATTCTTTCGTAATGAAAGTATAAAACGTCATAGCGAGGACAACAAAGCTATCTTAAAATTCTAAACTACAAACTGAAAGAATACTTCAGTCGTTATCACTCTTTCGTAATGACAATATAAAACGTCATAACGAAGACAACGAAGCTTTCATAAAATTCTAAACTACAAACTGAAAGAATACTTTAATCGTTATCACTCTTTCGTAATGACAAATTCAAACGTCATAGCGAGTGCAATGAAGCTATATTAAAATTCTAAACTGCAAACTTAAAGATTACTTCAGTCGTTATTACTCTTTCTTAATGACAAATTCAAACGTCATAGCGAGTGCAATGAAGCTATATTAAAATTCTAAACTGCAAACTTAAAGATTACTTCAGTCGTTATTACTCTTTCTTAATGACAAATTCAAACGTCATAGCGAGAGCAATGAAGCTATCTTAAAATTCTAAACTACAAACTTAAAGATTACTTCAATCATTATTACTCTTTCGTAATGACAAATTCAAACGTCATAGCAAGAACAACGAAGCTTTCATAAAATTCTAAACTACAAACTTAAAGATTACTTCAGTCGTTATCACTCTTTCGTAATGACAAATTGTAACGTCATAGCAAGAGCATCAAAGATATCTTAATATACTATGTTTAACCTGTTTTATCTAAAAATAGTATTATCTTTTATAAATGCATTTTTGTAACGCTCACTAAAAGGTATTTGGCCTTTGTTCTGTAGAATAATTAAGTTATCTTCAAAGTAAATCTCTTTTATTTTTTTAATGTTTACCAAATAATTACGATGTACCTGCTTAAAGTCAGGATTTGATAACATCTCTTTTAATTTTGTTAATGATAGTTTTATTAAATAATTCCCTTCATCACAAAGTAAACTACAATACTTCTCTTTAACTTCTATATAGTTTATAGAACTAACATCTACTTTAACAACACTCCTTTTCTTTTTTATAAATAAAAAAGAAGGACTTAATACTGCATTTTGCTCATTAAAACTGATACTATTAGATTGCTGATAACACGATTCAATAGCTAATTCTAATGAATATAAAAGCTCTAATTCATTATATGGTTTTAATAGATAAACCATAGGATTAGTAAGCTTAGCTTCATCAAAAACAGTTTTGCTTTGCATACTCGTTAAAAATAAAAATGGCACATTCATATCACGTTGATTCAAACGTTGAGCCAACTCTATTCCTTCTGGCCTACCATCAATCATGATGTCTAAAATAATCACATCAAAAAATCGATTTTTAATCTCCTTCTCTGCCTCCTCTGCATTTGCCACTCTAACAACCTCATAGTCATTTGTTTCTAAAAAAGAAATAAGCGCATTAGCTTCTTTATCTAAATCTTCTAGTAGTAATAGTCTTAGTGTGTTCATAGTATAAAAATATAGCTAATTTGTTAACAAAACCAATTTTTCTACTTCTTTATAACAAGTTTTAATCTATACGTTTGTTTTTCTGATTTTTACCCTAAATGATTTAAATGTAAAAGTTAGAAAGGTTATTGCTTTAGTACTTTAACCCTAATGACAAATTATTAACGTCACAACGAAGTACGAAGTTGTCTTTATATAATGCACTTCAAATACAAAGATTACTTCACTCCACTGTATTTCGTTCGTAATGACACTATCAAAACGTTACAACGAGGCACGAAGTTGTCTTTGTATTACGTGTTCCTAACTAAAAGATTACTTCACTCCACTGTATTTAGTTCGTAATGACACTATCAAAACGTCACAACGAGGTACGAAGTTGTCTTTGTATTATGTGTTTCTAACTAAAAGATTACTTCACTTCACTGTGTTTCGTTCGTAATGACACTATCAAAACGTCACAACGAGGTACGAAGTTGTCTTTATATAATGCACTTCAAATACAAAGATTACTTCACTCCACTGTATTTCGTTCGTAATGACACTATCAAAACGTTACAACGAGGCACGAAGTTGTCTTTGTATTACGTGTTCCTAACTAAAAGATTACTTCACTCCACTGTATTTAGTTCGTAATGACACTATAAAAACGTCACAACGAGGCACGAAGTTATCTTTATATAATGCACTTCAAATGCAAAGATTACTTCACTCCACTTCGTTTCGTTCGTAATGACACAAGTATAACGTCACAACGAGGCACGAAGTTGTCTTTGTATTGCGTGTTACTAACTAAAAGATTACTTCAATCATTACAACTATTTCGCAATGACATAAAAAAAAGA belongs to Tenacibaculum sp. MAR_2010_89 and includes:
- a CDS encoding long-chain fatty acid--CoA ligase, yielding MQKSTSVKRLFDFPYYQLDKYPQKKCFVYKNLDSWKSISTHEYIEQANKVSRSLLKLGIKPGDKVAVITATNQPKWHILDIGILQIGAVNVPLYPTFSENDYGYILQHSDSVFCFVSDNELYKKVKSVQNNTNLKKIYSFEELGTENGWESFLELGTNNELQPQVECLKKEVKPNDLATIIYTSGTTGTPKGVMLSHNNIVSNVFAVGNTLNLHDNKKRAISYLPVCHIFERASSYYCQYMGFEIYFAESIDKIGDNLKEVQPHFMAVVPRLLEKVFDKIVDKGSNLNGLKKQLFFWALKLGEAYQPYKQNGWWYESKLKIAQKIIFSKWKNALGGHLEFMIAGSAPMQSRLIKVFTAAGIPVLEGYGLTETSPAVSVTDIRNNGFKIGTVGKVLNDVTVKIAQDGEILVKGPNVMLGYYKNIELTNSVIKNNFFHTGDIGELDSNGFLKITDRKKEIFKTSGGKYIAPAVLESEFKKSRFIEQIMVIGESEKMPAALIQISQEFVQKWAKRHNYQISSFTTNEKLIERISKEVNFYNKKFGKWEQIKHFEITPDEWSIEEGHLTPTLKMRRKIILEKYNYLYKKIYNQQ
- a CDS encoding LytTR family DNA-binding domain-containing protein, which translates into the protein MNTLRLLLLEDLDKEANALISFLETNDYEVVRVANAEEAEKEIKNRFFDVIILDIMIDGRPEGIELAQRLNQRDMNVPFLFLTSMQSKTVFDEAKLTNPMVYLLKPYNELELLYSLELAIESCYQQSNSISFNEQNAVLSPSFLFIKKKRSVVKVDVSSINYIEVKEKYCSLLCDEGNYLIKLSLTKLKEMLSNPDFKQVHRNYLVNIKKIKEIYFEDNLIILQNKGQIPFSERYKNAFIKDNTIFR
- a CDS encoding long-chain fatty acid--CoA ligase yields the protein MPIEITRLFDFPYYQLEKYNLPKAFTTKYNGKWESISTKEYIAQANTLSRGLIRLGVQPNDKIAVISTNNRTEWNICDIGILQTGAQNVPIYPTISKEDYEYVLNHSEATYCFVSDTTILAKLNQIKSNTKLKKVFTFDDIPGEESWTEILKLGKDESNQPEVEERKEAVTSETLATLIYTSGTTGRPKGVMLSHGNIVSNVLSSEQRVPLTYGKEKGLSFLPVCHIFERMILYLYQYCGVSVYFAESIEKLSENAQEVKPNVMTAVPRLYEKIYDKIYAKGAELSGIKKKLFFWAIDLGLKYEPYGANGWWYEKQLGIARKLIFSKWQAALGGELKLMVSGSAALQSRLTRVFAAAGMPVMEGYGLTETSPVISVNDVRNGGFRVGTVGRIINGVEVKIAENGEILAKGPNIMMGYYKDPEKSAEVLKDGYFHTGDKGEVCEEGFLKITGRTKEMFKTSGGKYVIPPLLEGELKQSRFIEQIMVIGEGEKMPAAFIQPNFAFVREWANRHNINLDDNKDLIANHKVIERIQEEVDACNAKFGKWEQIKRFELTPEEWSIDGGHLTPTMKMKRKIIKQIYSDLYDKIYRC
- a CDS encoding RluA family pseudouridine synthase; its protein translation is MNKLHYFKSDTTNIQLPKKIGYPHNYTPHSIAKIAAEELQEYLLTQSDFKHDFGLSNNSTKALGKMFGVLVVKHPTGKIGYIAAFSGKMANKTQHNFFVPPVFDILAPNGFYIQIENKLNIINEQIHLLTNKKEYLELKKQYYTQKKNHEELLNQEHSKVKRNRKLRKKQQLVNNQLNINEEFYLREYEVYLNDKINSLRQTFLNYENKIELLKKQRAETSANIQQKIFKHYLFTNANLQSKNLLDIFNNTQNIPAGSGDCCAPKLFQYAFKHQLTPIALAEFWWGKPLTTSIRKHLHYYVACSGKCKPILNHMLQGLIVEENPLIKKLNKPQELNIIYEDKYMLAINKPAEFLTVAGKEISYTIESLVREKYPNATGPLVVHRLDMSTSGILLIAKTKETHKELQAQFINKTIQKRYVAIVNGILPNQKGTINLPLRVDLEDRPKQLVCYEYGKEALTHWETVSANKGRTKIYLYPITGRTHQLRVHMAHHLGLNSPIVGDDLYGTKSNRLHLHAESISFIHPVTKKEMKLTIPVPF
- a CDS encoding (S)-benzoin forming benzil reductase; this translates as MDVIIITGGSKGIGKAIAKKYAIENYKVYSLARSTSDIKNITQITVDLSNLKDTETCFKNLLEEIKQLEITSITLVNNAGRLGKITTIENLTSNDINTTIQLNITTPIILTSLFIKLTQSITCKKQIINISSGAATKPYEGWSAYCTSKAAIDMLTKTTASEQASIKNGVKCIALYPGVVDTNMQSQIRNTSENDFKNLQRFIDLKENNELYTPEFVANTIYTIDIEDRLVNGAIFDIRNV
- a CDS encoding aspartate aminotransferase family protein produces the protein MKNDFLKYQAQTTPHPLAIEISHAKGNYIYDSSGKKLLDFVAGVSANSIGHNHPKVNEAIQYQLTQYTHVMVYGEFIQKPQLELCKALAKTLPKNLSSVYLVNSGTEATEGALKLAKKFTGRSEIIAAKNAYHGNTQGAMSVCGAEQQNQAYRPLLPGVKFIEFNNEIDLHKITKNTAGVILETIQGGAGFIEPKNNYLTKVKNRCKEVGALLILDEIQTGVGRTGTFWGFENYNVIPDIIIAGKGLGGGMPVGAFISSNEIMSCLNNNPKLGHITTFGGHPVIAAASLATIKEISETNLIKETLRKEQLIRSILEKHPKVKEIRGRGLMLALIVESPELASEVILNCLDKGLILFWLLFEGKAIRITPPLTISDEEIHEGCNILLNVLNK